The genomic window CTAGCGCTATAACCTGCGTCACGGCACAAAATACTCTAGGAGTGAGCAGGGTTGATGCCATGCCAAGAGAGGCTGTTGTGGCGCAAATTCAGGCAGTAGTTGAGGATATTGGCGTACAAGCTGCTAAAACGGGAATGTTGCTCAATCAGGAAATTATCTTTGCTGTTGCCCAGCAGGTGGAAGCTTTACAAATCGATAATCTAGTAGTTGATCCAGTAATGGTGTCACGTACGGGGGCACAATTGATTGATGATGATGCTGTGAAGACTCTTTGCCATACCCTGATTCCCAAGGCAGTTATCATCACGCCCAATCGCTATGAAGCCCAGATTTTGAGCGGTTTACAAATCAATTGCTTGGAGGATATGCAAGCCGCTGCTGAAATTATCCACAAGACTTTACGGACGAAGGCTGTTTTAGTTAAGGGCGGAGCTATGCAGGGAGATTTATGTGGTGTTGATATCTGGTTTGACGGGGACAAATTGGAAGTTTTGACTACAAAGCAAGTAGAGACAAAAAATACCCACGGCACTGGTTGTACACTATCGGCTGCGATCGCTGCTAATCTGGCTAAGGGAAAAGACTTGTGGCAAGCGGTGCAACAGGCAAAGGAGTATGTCACTACTGCACTCACTTACGCCCTAGATATTGGCGAAGGGCAAGGCCCTGTAGGACACTTCTTCCCATTGTTGCGAAATTAACCTCGTGGTTAGTTATCAAGCTGTAGACTGACTATTGACTACTAACTACTGACCATATCCAAAATGTAAATAAGAAATCTTTGCCCTTTCGGCATTTTTCTATTATTCTTGGGCATAGTTTCAGGGCTGACTATCTCTGTTAGCATCTCTGTACGATCTAATTACCTTGATTTTTAATACCAAGCCCCCGATGCGAACAACCATAGGTTCTGTTCACAGAAATTCGCCAACACCGACTACTCAAGCCTACCCTGCCTCTGTACCATTATCTGTATACAGGGAATTGTCAACAGAGTTGCAAGCAACACAGGCGAGGCTAGATGCACTCACCACCAAAAATCAGCAATTAGCACAAGAAAATCAACTACTACGCCAAGAAATTACCAAAGTTGTTGAGTCTTTTTCTCAGCTGCAAAAGTTTGTGGATTTCCATGCTACGCCTAGTTATCATCAAGTCCCCCAAGCTCCTGGCTACGTGAAAAGTGCTGCCAAACAGCCAGTAACCCAAGCGCGTCCACCTCAGCAAGTTTCTCGCCCATCTCAACCTGTTGTCCCCAAAGCCCCACCCGAAAAAAGCCGCCGCCAAAACTTTTCTCCACCTGTAATGGAAA from Nostoc sp. UHCC 0926 includes these protein-coding regions:
- the thiD gene encoding bifunctional hydroxymethylpyrimidine kinase/phosphomethylpyrimidine kinase; protein product: MNAEINSRVPVALTIAGSDSGGGAGIQADLRTFAFHCVHGTSAITCVTAQNTLGVSRVDAMPREAVVAQIQAVVEDIGVQAAKTGMLLNQEIIFAVAQQVEALQIDNLVVDPVMVSRTGAQLIDDDAVKTLCHTLIPKAVIITPNRYEAQILSGLQINCLEDMQAAAEIIHKTLRTKAVLVKGGAMQGDLCGVDIWFDGDKLEVLTTKQVETKNTHGTGCTLSAAIAANLAKGKDLWQAVQQAKEYVTTALTYALDIGEGQGPVGHFFPLLRN